The Cohnella abietis genome has a segment encoding these proteins:
- a CDS encoding M48 family metalloprotease, with translation MSLLNINILRLMQEQSHALNTQLKKLETSDFPSKDNHTFIKEAISLNKLFFSFFNSDDPSQISQQDIQVMSYLFRYFLMNIYPRIEHSTDSHHPLEVMIPVKEIIEKITPGANVITSPEYAINYSIGEIWQCLARPINSLNKFPTINENKTIMLTFPKLHKNNVLFGCIMGHEIGHYIDLHCGFDLSSILYKQLCQFINIQSIRPYVVNGQQLTDQEIQLSLPDMLRPVYYNWVKEYVADILGIILYGPASHFSSEQIFMLYGVEQGAEILKDSIAQSHPRRIARSRIKRRTMEKLNFTSYLSSDVIQLMDSWHHGWENAQGMTFTYETNSFKFNHAILIELEELFLSNLDQIIDAIISFCSVKSIPMYTSTEFNQITGRLVAKIEGLIPPNELDGNPVSSISILNAGWISYFQSLQVICDETKNQDKNAAQDILNNLIRKALYSGHIHRRWIDAATNTTTN, from the coding sequence ATGAGCCTACTAAACATAAATATTCTGCGACTTATGCAGGAGCAATCTCATGCATTAAATACGCAACTTAAAAAGTTAGAAACGAGTGATTTTCCTTCAAAGGACAATCACACTTTTATTAAAGAAGCTATCAGTTTAAATAAATTGTTTTTTAGTTTTTTCAATAGTGACGATCCAAGTCAAATTTCCCAACAGGACATTCAAGTAATGTCCTATTTGTTTCGGTATTTTTTAATGAATATCTACCCAAGGATTGAGCATTCAACTGATAGTCATCATCCACTTGAAGTAATGATTCCTGTCAAAGAGATTATTGAGAAGATAACTCCAGGCGCAAACGTAATTACGAGTCCTGAATATGCTATCAATTACTCTATCGGAGAAATATGGCAATGTTTGGCGAGACCCATTAATTCACTTAATAAGTTTCCCACAATCAATGAAAATAAAACAATTATGTTAACTTTTCCAAAACTTCATAAAAATAATGTATTGTTTGGTTGTATTATGGGTCATGAAATTGGTCATTATATTGATTTACATTGTGGATTTGATCTTTCTTCAATCTTGTATAAACAACTTTGCCAATTCATTAATATTCAATCGATTAGACCATATGTGGTCAATGGACAACAATTGACTGATCAAGAGATTCAGTTGAGTCTACCTGATATGTTAAGACCTGTATATTACAATTGGGTTAAAGAATACGTTGCAGATATTCTTGGTATTATTCTATATGGTCCAGCTTCACATTTCTCCTCTGAACAAATCTTTATGTTGTATGGTGTGGAACAGGGAGCAGAAATACTGAAGGATAGTATAGCTCAATCACATCCAAGAAGAATCGCAAGAAGTCGAATTAAAAGAAGAACGATGGAGAAATTAAACTTTACTTCATATTTATCGTCTGATGTCATTCAACTAATGGATTCTTGGCATCATGGATGGGAAAACGCTCAAGGAATGACTTTTACATATGAAACTAATTCATTTAAGTTTAATCATGCAATCTTAATTGAACTTGAAGAGTTATTCCTATCAAATCTAGACCAAATCATTGATGCTATTATTAGTTTTTGTAGCGTCAAAAGTATACCTATGTATACTTCAACCGAATTTAATCAAATTACGGGGCGTTTAGTTGCAAAAATTGAAGGGTTAATTCCTCCAAATGAATTAGATGGAAACCCTGTTAGTAGCATTAGTATTTTAAATGCTGGTTGGATTTCCTACTTTCAATCATTGCAAGTCATCTGTGATGAAACAAAGAATCAGGATAAGAACGCAGCGCAAGACATTCTTAACAATCTAATTCGCAAAGCACTCTATTCAGGACATATACATAGGAGATGGATAGATGCAGCTACTAACACAACAACAAATTAA
- the dcd gene encoding dCTP deaminase produces the protein MQLLTQQQINELLNSDELHITPLLDREVQIREVGIDLRLGTHFKVSVQSKEPVIGLSDLPMETFFQDAYKKFGDSFILYPHQLVLASSFEYIKLPKNIMGLLFSRSSLNRLGIKIASVIQPGFAGSLTVELTNPGENGIRLQTGMRMIQLLLYEIQSNEDYELISAKYVGNITPVLSQINSDKDFEILKII, from the coding sequence ATGCAGCTACTAACACAACAACAAATTAATGAATTATTGAATAGTGATGAACTACATATAACTCCATTGCTAGATAGAGAAGTGCAAATAAGAGAAGTTGGCATTGATCTAAGGTTAGGTACACATTTTAAGGTTTCCGTTCAATCCAAAGAACCTGTAATTGGATTATCGGATCTTCCTATGGAGACATTTTTTCAAGATGCCTATAAAAAGTTTGGGGATTCGTTTATTTTGTATCCGCATCAACTTGTTTTAGCGAGTTCTTTTGAATACATAAAGCTACCTAAAAATATAATGGGATTATTGTTTTCTCGTTCCTCGTTAAACAGATTGGGCATTAAAATTGCTTCTGTTATTCAACCAGGCTTTGCTGGCTCACTAACTGTTGAACTGACGAATCCAGGTGAGAATGGGATACGGCTTCAAACGGGGATGAGAATGATTCAATTGTTGTTATATGAGATTCAAAGTAATGAGGATTATGAGTTAATTAGTGCTAAATATGTCGGCAATATTACTCCTGTTTTATCGCAGATAAATAGTGATAAAGATTTTGAAATCTTGAAAATCATTTGA